The window CGGATCGAAGGTCCACGTGATGTGCCCGACATCGCGCGCGAGCGCCCACTCGCGCTGATGCTGCTTCAGGATGCGGCCGAGACCCTGACTCTGACGCCCGGGCAGCACGCCCGTGATGTGCGAGTGCATCGACCGGGCAGCCGGGGCGGCGAAGAACGCCACTGACGCGCCGACCATCCGGTCGTCCTCGTAGAGACCCATCGCGTAGTTGCCGGCGTGGGCGAGCGCCCGCAGCAGGTTCGGCGGCATTCCCGATCGGTCACCGCCCCACACCTCCGACAGCACCGCCGAGGCGGTGTGCACCTGGGCCACCGTGTCGAGCGGGCGAAGGGCGATTCCGGGCGGGGTGGGAACGGATGCCTCGGGCATGCCGCCCAACATACTCGCGACCGCGAGTAGCCTGACCTGATGCGCGATCGAGCTGAGGACAACCGGAAGAACCTCAGCCGAAAGCCCCGACAGGGTGCGATCGTCGCCGTGTTGGCGATCGCGGGACTGGCGTCATCCTTCATGTTCACCCTCGTGGTGCCCATCCAGTCCAAGCTGCCCGAGCTCCTCGACGCCAGCCGTGAAGACACGGCGTGGGTGGTCACCGCCACCCTCCTCGCGGCCGCCATCAGCACACCGGTGGCCGGGCGCCTCGGCGACATGTACGGCAAGCGCCGCATCGTGCTGGTGCTCCTCGTCCTCCTCGTCGTCGGATCGGTCATCGCGGCGCTGTCGCCAGGCATCGTCGGAGTGATCGTCGGGCGCGCCCTGCAGGGGGCGGTGACCGGCGTCGTCCCGCTCGGGATCTCGATCCTCCGCGACGTGCTGCACGAGAATCGTGTCGATACCGCCATCGCGCTCATCAGCGCCACCCTCGGCGTCGGCGGCGCGCTCGGCCTGCCGATCAGTGCGCTCATCACCGAGCGCAGCGACTGGCACGTGCTGTTCTGGATGTCGGCGGGCCTGGGCGTGGTCGTCTTCGTCCTCGTGCTGTGGATCGTGCCGGTGAGCACACTGCGCACCGCGGGACGCTTCGATTTCGTCGGCGCAGCGGGCATGTCGATCGGTCTCCTCGGCGTACTGCTGGCGATCTCCCGCGGCAACGAGTGGGGATGGACCTCCCCGGCCGTCCTCGCGCTCGGACTCGGCGGGCTCGCGATCCTGGTGGCATGGGGATGGTACGAGTTGCGGATCAGCGACCCGCTCCTGGACCTCCGCGTCGCCGCGCGGCGCCCGGTGCTCCTGACCAACATCGCCTCGATCGCGATGGGCTTTTCACTGTTCGCCTCGAACGTCGTCTACCCGCAGATGCTCGAGCTCCCCGTCGCGACGGGCGGCTTCGGGCTCTCGCTCATCGCTGCGAGCCTCATCGTGATGCCCGCGGGCCTCATGATGATGCTCCTCTCCCCCTTCTCGGGGCGTCTCGCGCGCCTCTTCGGCCCGCGCCTGCTCCTCGTCCTCGGCGCGCTCGCGCTGATCGCCGCCTACGGCTATACGCTGCTGTTCTCGAGCGAGGTGTGGGAGATCCTCGTCGCCAACATCCTCATCGGCGTCGGGATCGGATTCGGCTACGCCGCGATGCCGATGCTCATCATGCGATCGGTGCCGCAGTCCGAGACCGGCGCGTCCAATGGTCTGAACGCCCTCTTCCGCTCGCTCGGCACGAGCACGGCGGCTGCGGTCATCGGGGTCGTGCTCGCCACATACGTCACGCCCTTCCAGGGCGTCGACGTGCCCACGGGTACCGCCTTCCAGGTGTCGTTCATCCTCGGCGGGGCGGCCGCTCTCATCGCCCTCGTCGTCGCCCTCTTCATCCCGCGCCGCCACGACGCGCACGAGCGCCACCCCGCACTCCCCGAGCACGAGCGCGTCACCGGCTGAGACGCGTACGATCGGCCGGGGCGAGGACATTTGACCCTCGGATGTACGCGGCTCGGCCGGGTTTCCTCGTGCCGGCGAAATCGTCCCCACGGTCGGAGCACGCGGGCGTATCGTCGTCGCATGGACAGCGACGACCGCGACCGGGCACCGGAGCAGGTGCCCGTCGGACCCCCGACGGGCGCGACAGCGGCCGCGGATCCCGACGCCCGCACACGCGCAGGACGGCGCGCCGCCGATGACAGCGGTACCGACTCCGCCGCCACCTTCGGACGCGGCGAAGGCGACCGCGACACCCGGTTCTTCGGCCAGCCCTGGGCACTCGCGCACGTCTTCGGTGTGGAGATGTGGGAGCGTTTCAGCTTCTACGGCATGCAGGGCATCCTGCTCATCTACCTCTACTACTCCACGACGCAGGGGGGCCTCGGCCTCCCCGAGACCGTTGCGGCGGGGATCGTCGGCGCCTACGGCGGGTCGGTCTACCTGTCCACCATCCTCGGCGCCTGGATCGCCGACCGCATCCTCGGATCCGAGCGGGTGCTGTTCTACAGTGCGATCGTCATCATGGCGGGCCATATCGCGCTTGCCCTGCTGCCGGGGTTCCTCGGCGTCACCGTCGGCCTGATCCTCGTCGCCCTGGGCTCGGGCGGTCTGAAGGCCAACGCCACCTCGGTCGTCGGAACGCTCTACACCGCCGACGACCCGCGCCGCGATGCCGGCTTCTCGCTGTTCTACCTCGGCATCAACCTGGGCGCGTTCTTCGGCCCGCTCCTCACCGGTCTGCTTCAGACCACGATGGGCTTCCACTGGGGCTTCGGCCTCGCCGCGGTCGGCATGGCCCTGGGACTCATCCAGTACTCCTTCGGTCGCAAACAGCTCCCTCCCGAGGCGAGCATCGTGCCGAACCCGCTCCCCCGTCACCGCTACGGCCTGTTCGCCGGCATCGCCGCCGCCGGGCTCGGGCTCATCGTGGTGCTGCTGCTCGTGGGCGTGATCACGGTCGACAACCTCTCGCTCGTGGTCATCGTGGTGACCCTGGGTGCGACGATCGCCTACTTCTTCGTCATCCTCTCCAGCCGCCGCATCACCTCGACGGAGCGCTCGCGGGTGTGGGGGTTCCTGCCGCTGTTCATCACGAGCGTGGCGTTCTGGTCGCTGTACCAGCAGCAGTTCACGGTGGTGACGATCTACTCCGATCAGAAGCTCAACCGCGACATCTTCGGCTGGACGATGCCGGTGTCGTGGGTGCAGTCGATCAACCCGATCTTCATCATCATCCTCTCGGGGGTCTTCGCCACGCTGTGGCTGAAGCTCGGCACCCGCCAGCCGTCGACGCCGGTGAAGTTCGCGATCGGGACGATGATCATGGGCGTCGCCTTCCTGCTCTTCCTTCCGTTCGCCGGCGGAGGGCCGAACTCCACCCCGCTCCTGGCGCTCGTGGGCATCCTGTTCGTCTTCACCGTCGCCGAGCTGCTCGTCTCGCCTGTGGGGCTCTCGGTGACGACCAAGCTCGCCCCCGAGCTCTTCCACACGCAGATGGTGGCGCTGTTCTTCCTCTCCGTCGCCCTCGGCACCTCGATCTCGGGCTGGCTGGCGCAGTTCTTCGACGTGAACAACGAGGGCCCGTACTTCGCGATCCTCGGCGCACTCGCCATCGTCGTCGGCATCGGGCTGCTGGTGTCGGTCAAGCCGGTGCTGGCCCTCATGAAGGGCGTGAAGTGATCGGATGACTCCGGGCTCGCGTCATCCGGGACTCGCCGGCCGCGTGGTGGTCGTCACCGGCGCCGCCCGAGGGCAGGGGGCCGCCGAAGCGCTCCTCCTCGCCCGCGAGGGAGCGCGCGTGATCGCGACCGATCTCGCCGCGGAGGCTCCCGCTCTGGCGG of the Microbacterium invictum genome contains:
- a CDS encoding GNAT family N-acetyltransferase, encoding MPEASVPTPPGIALRPLDTVAQVHTASAVLSEVWGGDRSGMPPNLLRALAHAGNYAMGLYEDDRMVGASVAFFAAPAARSMHSHITGVLPGRQSQGLGRILKQHQREWALARDVGHITWTFDPLVARNAHFNLRVLGTRVTEYLVNHYGAMDDGVNRGDETDRIMVSWALAAPPVPTPADDRVVAEVPVPADITAIRPDTPAEAAAWRRHVRKALLSHLADGLVIGGFDAPRGYLLVRP
- a CDS encoding MFS transporter; amino-acid sequence: MRDRAEDNRKNLSRKPRQGAIVAVLAIAGLASSFMFTLVVPIQSKLPELLDASREDTAWVVTATLLAAAISTPVAGRLGDMYGKRRIVLVLLVLLVVGSVIAALSPGIVGVIVGRALQGAVTGVVPLGISILRDVLHENRVDTAIALISATLGVGGALGLPISALITERSDWHVLFWMSAGLGVVVFVLVLWIVPVSTLRTAGRFDFVGAAGMSIGLLGVLLAISRGNEWGWTSPAVLALGLGGLAILVAWGWYELRISDPLLDLRVAARRPVLLTNIASIAMGFSLFASNVVYPQMLELPVATGGFGLSLIAASLIVMPAGLMMMLLSPFSGRLARLFGPRLLLVLGALALIAAYGYTLLFSSEVWEILVANILIGVGIGFGYAAMPMLIMRSVPQSETGASNGLNALFRSLGTSTAAAVIGVVLATYVTPFQGVDVPTGTAFQVSFILGGAAALIALVVALFIPRRHDAHERHPALPEHERVTG
- a CDS encoding peptide MFS transporter, translated to MDSDDRDRAPEQVPVGPPTGATAAADPDARTRAGRRAADDSGTDSAATFGRGEGDRDTRFFGQPWALAHVFGVEMWERFSFYGMQGILLIYLYYSTTQGGLGLPETVAAGIVGAYGGSVYLSTILGAWIADRILGSERVLFYSAIVIMAGHIALALLPGFLGVTVGLILVALGSGGLKANATSVVGTLYTADDPRRDAGFSLFYLGINLGAFFGPLLTGLLQTTMGFHWGFGLAAVGMALGLIQYSFGRKQLPPEASIVPNPLPRHRYGLFAGIAAAGLGLIVVLLLVGVITVDNLSLVVIVVTLGATIAYFFVILSSRRITSTERSRVWGFLPLFITSVAFWSLYQQQFTVVTIYSDQKLNRDIFGWTMPVSWVQSINPIFIIILSGVFATLWLKLGTRQPSTPVKFAIGTMIMGVAFLLFLPFAGGGPNSTPLLALVGILFVFTVAELLVSPVGLSVTTKLAPELFHTQMVALFFLSVALGTSISGWLAQFFDVNNEGPYFAILGALAIVVGIGLLVSVKPVLALMKGVK